GCCTAGGGTCTAGACATGCTACAAGTAATACATTTATATCGGTAGAATCACACGCACCACTAGACAGAGAGAATCAGTCGTGTACGGACGCTCTGTGACAGTCTTTTCAAATTTAGACGTCTTCGCCAGTCCGTTCATGACTGATTCTTTCGGTGTAACTTACCACCAAAGGGCGGACCACTAGCACTTCCGATTCCGGTTGCGAAGATGAAAATCCCGAGAGCCATCGTGTAGTGTGGTCCACTTATAGTCTTTGTGAGCATATACAAACATGGATAATAAATTCCTTGCGCCATTCCGAAAACAGAACAGAGAATGGCCATGGGAACGTAGTGATAGGAAAATGCAAAGAGAATAAGTGAGATTCCAATCGACCATGCAGCTATCATCGGTATGAACTCACGAACTGGTTTGATGCATTTTGTGTCTAAGATGAAACCTATCAGAAATCTACCGAATAAAGAGTTTATTCCGGCCAGAGAAACTAGAAGAGAGGCTGATATTTTCGAAACGCCTCTACCGATGGCGCATGGAACGATGAACAAGGGAGCGGACGAATAGCTCAAAGAGCTGAGAGTCTCTGCTACAAGAAGCAAGGCAAAATTCCCCGTTTCACAGATAAATCCACAGCCTAGTCTATTGATCAATGTACCACTATTCTTATCTGCAAGGCAACGCTTCAGAGGTAGCAATCCCCCAAGTCGTTCACGCTTGACTTTAGCCGTCCTATAATTGGCTTTATTAGCTGTGAAGTTCACTGGTCTAACCATAGCCGCACAAAGGAACATGTTTGCATTCAATGCCGACAACAGAAGCATCGATCCCCTCCATCCGTATTTATCAAGGAACATCTGATTCAAAGGTGAAAAGACGATGAATCCGAAGCCGATGCCAGCAAGCGACAGCGAAGAAGCCAATCCGAGACGTTTTTTGAAGTATTGGCCGATCATACCGAATAATGGTGTAAAAGACAGGCCATGGCCAGAACCTAGAGAAACACAaattaaaaatcatcaatacATTTTAGTGAGCAAATATTCCACATTATTTGAGATATTTTCTTTTGATACTCCTAAAACATTGACTTCAGCTCGTTCATATTCTACACAATatcaattacaaattaaaaagGTAAAGTGGAATTTGCCACGTGTTCAAATAAATTCTTGTTAACATGTGTGATATATTTTAGGAACGCAGTGGATGCAacattctcacattcctggccactggGTTTGTGGAATTGGCGGTGTGGAAAAAATCGATctcacactctcagaaatcgtcccacactctgcagtaaatattacacgagctctgattggatgaaaaACAGCTTTTCATTCCACACGCAAAATATTATCTAATGGCACGATGAGTAACATACAgaccggaactacaaagtaagcaggtcagagtacagAGGCAGACGGCAGCgctgtcacgattttggataatatCGTACTTGTCATGTgtgaatttaatgcattttgtggtcatgtgagaaaaagaatctcacactcgtttgggatattttgtctcatacGACCCGTAGGCGAGTATGATACAAATTATCTCCAAGGCgagtgagaaatctgatcccagatTCTATTAATCCCCTCTCCCTGCGGCATACTTTTATATCAACGTCTTGGAATTTATGGCATTGCTTCTGAATTTTCGTCGACCGAGAAGTATTTGTTTGCTTCGTGTTTTACCTCCTTGATTGGTAAGCGTGGCCCAAAATAAACATTGAAAaccatatatttatatatttatttatttatctagctatccatgtatttatttatttatttatttatttatttatttattcggataCCAAAAGGAGTAAATTCCAAATTACAGGTTACGCAAAAACATAGTAAGATACATAAAATTACACGTAAACATACCACTGACGGAAAAAATTACGATGAACATACAAATCACACATAAAAATTatatcaacacgattggaactaattcgggataattggatggtgaagtaatgtcgatttaatctgtaaatgtaagctcatctgcttttctttttaagtcacacacttgtttttataagtactttgtaatatcgcaacattcaacCATAGGGCAcccaacatttttgagaaatttgaaaaatgtaaatatccaattatcccaaattagttgcaATTGTGTTTATTGTAAACCATTTGCGATACACGGACTCAGTCGGGTAGCTCATACAGATATGGTCCTGTACAGGACTCGGTACCAACCGCAAATCAACCTTACCCCTGCTTGGATAACTAGTCTCGGTCTATATTTATGTGCTTACTGAACTTGTACTCTTGCTGTCGAATTTTTGTACATGATAAGGTAGAGTACCTTACTGATTCAGAAATTTTCGCGCAGTGCTCCTGTGCGCATCGTTTGGCGAATTGAACATTTCCGCCGAGGGGAAGGGGGACTTTGTAATATTCGTTATCGCATCTACTGTCTCCAATATCTGTAAACATGAGAATAGGTACATACCAACTATGATTCCATACGAAAACCACAGGAAGTACACGCTGGTGGCGAATGAGCTGATAAAAAGACCAAGCGTAGACAGCAGAGCTCCGATTAAAACTATCTTTCGAGTTCCGTACCTATCCAGAAATCCACCGAGAGGTGCTGTCGAAAATCAAAACACACAAAGACGAAAAACGTAAGCTTGTCAACAATGCCGGTTTAGTTACATAAGATTTGGCCAGAGATGTTAGTATACCTTTTTtctggtatttttttttctgaataatgTGAAATGCACCTTGTAGACACATATTTGAACATTCAAATCAACTGTACTTTTCTAGTCTACCGCTTGTGTGAGTTTCTTTTGAATCTCTGGATTATAAAGTTTTCacctttttgaaaattgaaaagttgtTTATCGTACATAACGTCAATACAGGGATGTcggaaattttgaattgaaatttgaaatccaagatgTCGGTAAGTGTTTGTGAATTTGTTTCTGCTTCATACTTCCTACGTACCTGCCTATGTTACTCATGGGTTAGTTCACATTTACTGCCTTCCAGCAAGAGGAAAATTTGTATAACATGTTAACTCATCCAGGACGGAAACAGCTATGAGCTCCCCATATTATACAATCAGTTCTCATATCCATCCATTTGATAGTGATCGCAAGCTATTTTTACATTCAGATTTGTTCCAAA
This DNA window, taken from Ptychodera flava strain L36383 chromosome 4, AS_Pfla_20210202, whole genome shotgun sequence, encodes the following:
- the LOC139131749 gene encoding monocarboxylate transporter 13-like, with translation MMEEANLPPDGGWGWMIVLSGFIVATLNSGTLLATGVLVEHLALYFEADMAQVSTIFSLGVSLWCFLAPLGGFLDRYGTRKIVLIGALLSTLGLFISSFATSVYFLWFSYGIIVGSGHGLSFTPLFGMIGQYFKKRLGLASSLSLAGIGFGFIVFSPLNQMFLDKYGWRGSMLLLSALNANMFLCAAMVRPVNFTANKANYRTAKVKRERLGGLLPLKRCLADKNSGTLINRLGCGFICETGNFALLLVAETLSSLSYSSAPLFIVPCAIGRGVSKISASLLVSLAGINSLFGRFLIGFILDTKCIKPVREFIPMIAAWSIGISLILFAFSYHYVPMAILCSVFGMAQGIYYPCLYMLTKTISGPHYTMALGIFIFATGIGSASGPPFGGRLYDTTNSFNVSFLVIGSTNVLSGLLYLTIATRLRKRMATTQDTYADDTNVLERYLVELRVSSV